The Chordicoccus furentiruminis DNA window GAACGACCCGGTCCCGCCCGCCGCTGATCTCAAAATGATAGTGGACGCCGCAGGCCTTCGCTCTCTCCTCGATGATGGAATTGACCTCCTCGAAGACGTCGTTCTCGCGGGCCGGCGCACTGGAGCTGACGACCTTGCCCGCATCCAGCTTGCTCGTCTCAAGCACCTCGTCAATGAGAGCCAGCAGGTATTTGCTCGACACCTGCATTTTCTCAAGATTCGTACGGATGCTCGGAGACGCCGTCGAGTCGGCCAGCGAAAGCTCAAGAAGTCCGGTGATGGCCGTCAGCGGGGTCCGCATATCGTGGCTCATATGGGACAGGAAGCTTTCCTTCTCCTGCGATGTCTTCGCCGCGATGCGGAGCGCCTCGCTGATCTCCTCCAGCTGCTGCTCATCGTTGATCTGCTGCGTCATATCGACGAACGTGATGACAAGTCCCCTCAGCTTGCCACGGGCGGCCCGCTGCACCTCGTCGTCCTCGATCCCGTTTACCGGCTCGTCGATCCGGTACGGCGCGATGCGGATGAGATAGGTTTTGCCCGACACCGCCACCGTCGTGCACTCCACCGGCTCCATCGTCTTAAGGACCTTGCGGGAGAGTTCCATCAGATTGATCTGGGCGAAATTATAGGCAATGTACTGAAGCGACCGTCCGACGTCCTGATCCGCCACATTGAACTCGGAAGCAATGTACTCGGTATATTTCCGGATATTGAGGTCCCGGTCCACCATCATGATGCCGATCAGCGTCGTCGACAGGAAATTGGCCATATCGCTGTTGACCGCTGCCGTCTCGGAAACCTTCGCCTGATACTCGGAGTTGACCGTGTAGAGTTCCTCGTTGACGGACTGCAGCTCCTCGTTCGAGCTCTGCAGTTCCTCGTTGCTGGTGAGCAGCTCCTCGTTGGCCGCCTGCAGTTCCGCATTCACGGACTCCAGCTCCATCACCGTCTGATGAAGCGACGCCTGCGTCACACGAAGCTCGCCCTCCAGATCCGCGATCCGCTTCGCCGCGGCCGAATCGATGTCATAATGGGTGATGTCGCCCTGAACCGTCTGATTCTGCCGGATAAAGGCAACCGCCGTCATCCCCGTCTTGCCGCCGACCTTGTCGCGTACCGGAAGCGCCACCAGCGTGATGAACTCCGGCTTTTCGCCGATCCTGACCGGAATCCGGTCGAAGGCAACCCGCTTGTCCTGATTTCTGGACTCCTTCAGAGCGGTGGAGAACGCGATTTTCAGATCCTCGCGAAGCAGAAGGAAGATGTCAAGCGTCGCGGAGCCGGCCGGAATCTTCATGATACCGGTGCAGTCGCCGAAGCTGTGACGAAGCTCATTGTTCTCATCCACCACGACGCAGGCCGGCATGACCTCCTCAAGCACCTTGATGTCCAGCTCGCCCGCCTTGTACTCGCCGACCTGACTCGTCTTGCCCGCAATCTGGCGCGGCAGATCGAGATGCGTCTCCACATTCTGAAGCGAGTAGGGAATCGCCGAATGCTGCGGCTTCCGCCCCGCGCTGTAGTGAACGAAGATCTTCTCGTTTCCGCAGTAGGTGCGGAAGACATCGCTGTAGTCGCCGACCGACTCCGACTTGCCGAGAAAAAGATAGCCGCCGTCCTTCAGCGCGATATGAAAGATAGAGAACAGATTCTTCTGCAGCACGGTCTGGAAGTAAATCAGCAGGTTCCGGCAGCTGATCAGATCCAGACGGCCGAAGGGCGGATCCTGAAAGACGTTGTGCTGGGCGAAGACGATCATCGTGCGGATCTCATGATTCACCACATACTTGGTGCCCCGGCGCGTGAAATACCGGCTGAGCCGGCTGACGCTCACATCCTCGATGATGTTCTCCCCGTAGACGCCCTTGCCGGCAAACTGCACCGAGTCCGCATCCAGATCGGTCGCAAAGATCTTGATATCCCGCCGGATGTTGAGCTCCTCCATCACCTCGGCGAACAGAATCGCCAGCGAGTAGGCTTCCTCGCCGGTGGAGCAGCCCGCGCACCAGACGCGGATCTGTTCCGAGGCCTTGCCTTTCTTCACGATCTCCGAGATGACCCGCGTCTTCAGCACCTCGAAATAATCCGCATCCCGGAAGAAGGAAGTGACGCCGATCAGGACCTCTTTTGCCAGCGTCCGGGCCTCCTCCTGATTGCCCTTCAGATAATCCACGTAGCTCTGCAGATTGCTGCTGTGCGTGACCACGATCCGCCGCTCGATCCGGCGGAGAATCGTCGTCTGCTTATAATACGTGTAGTTGGTGTTCGTGACATTTTTCAGGATCGTGAACACCTGGGCGATCAGATCATTGTCCGTCAGCATCATCTTGCCGTTGGAGGCATGGATGGACTGCGCGATGTGCGTCATCTCCTTGGCGATGGCGTCCGGGCTCAGGATCAGATCCACGAACCCGGTGGCGATGGCGTTCTTCGGCATGCCGTCGAACTTGGCCGTATCCGGATTCTGGACGATGATCACGCCGTTCTGTTCCTTGATCCGCCGGATGCCGTTGGTGCCGTCCGAGCCGGTTCCGGAAAGGATCACGGCGATGGCGCGGTTCTCGTACGCGTCGGCCAGCGACCGGAAGAAAATATCGATCGGGTGATTGATCAGCGCATGATTGTAGTTTCGCAGATGCAGCACGTCGGAGGTGATCTCGAGATTGTATTTCGGCGGGATCAGATAGACATGGTTCCGCCTCACCTGCATCCCGTCTTCCGCCTCCTGCACCGGCATCGCCGTGTATTTGCTCAGGATTTCCGACAGAAGACTCTTATGGTCCGGCGACAGATGCTGGATGATGACGAACGCCATCCCCGTATCCTTCGGCAGAAAGGTCAGAAACT harbors:
- a CDS encoding chemotaxis protein CheB; its protein translation is MTYDHVNIPLEVQANCVVGIGASAGGLEALQQFLTFLPKDTGMAFVIIQHLSPDHKSLLSEILSKYTAMPVQEAEDGMQVRRNHVYLIPPKYNLEITSDVLHLRNYNHALINHPIDIFFRSLADAYENRAIAVILSGTGSDGTNGIRRIKEQNGVIIVQNPDTAKFDGMPKNAIATGFVDLILSPDAIAKEMTHIAQSIHASNGKMMLTDNDLIAQVFTILKNVTNTNYTYYKQTTILRRIERRIVVTHSSNLQSYVDYLKGNQEEARTLAKEVLIGVTSFFRDADYFEVLKTRVISEIVKKGKASEQIRVWCAGCSTGEEAYSLAILFAEVMEELNIRRDIKIFATDLDADSVQFAGKGVYGENIIEDVSVSRLSRYFTRRGTKYVVNHEIRTMIVFAQHNVFQDPPFGRLDLISCRNLLIYFQTVLQKNLFSIFHIALKDGGYLFLGKSESVGDYSDVFRTYCGNEKIFVHYSAGRKPQHSAIPYSLQNVETHLDLPRQIAGKTSQVGEYKAGELDIKVLEEVMPACVVVDENNELRHSFGDCTGIMKIPAGSATLDIFLLLREDLKIAFSTALKESRNQDKRVAFDRIPVRIGEKPEFITLVALPVRDKVGGKTGMTAVAFIRQNQTVQGDITHYDIDSAAAKRIADLEGELRVTQASLHQTVMELESVNAELQAANEELLTSNEELQSSNEELQSVNEELYTVNSEYQAKVSETAAVNSDMANFLSTTLIGIMMVDRDLNIRKYTEYIASEFNVADQDVGRSLQYIAYNFAQINLMELSRKVLKTMEPVECTTVAVSGKTYLIRIAPYRIDEPVNGIEDDEVQRAARGKLRGLVITFVDMTQQINDEQQLEEISEALRIAAKTSQEKESFLSHMSHDMRTPLTAITGLLELSLADSTASPSIRTNLEKMQVSSKYLLALIDEVLETSKLDAGKVVSSSAPARENDVFEEVNSIIEERAKACGVHYHFEISGGRDRVVLIDVDHVVRVLVNLLGNAVKFTPSGGDVTFRVNVEYNEAKNLVHHTYVISDTGCGISREFKNRMYLPFEQDLTRQQPNQEGTGLGLFISKRLVDLMNGHIECTSEEGKGTTFVVDFNFDLATEDQIRLQEQKEPEYNVDLLRGKRVLIVEDNALNAEVIGDLLALREVIGDTASNGYEAVEKLRSCRDGYYNAILMDLRMPVMDGFEAARAIRGIGTDYTAHVPIIALSADAYDKIENQCFDAGMNASLVKPVNSRELYRTLVKAILKPEERKTEKLT